The sequence GCTGGATACGTTGCAGCCAAGAAGTTCGGAGCTGCTGAGATCATCGACCCAAGACCCTACGCCGTTGGCTCAATAGTTGAAACCTACAAGAAGTACCCACACCTTGACGTTATCCTACCAGCAATGGGCTACGGCAAGAAGCAGATCAAGGAGCTTGAGGAGACCATCAACAGAGCAGATGCCGACGTCGTCATCATGGGAACCCCAGTTGACCTTAGAAGGTTCATGAACCTCAACAAGCCTGCTGTAAGGGTCAAGTACGAGCTTGAAGAGATAGGATATCCAAAACTCAAGGACGTTCTCAAGGAATTCGTCGAAAAGCACGTTAAGAAGGAGTGAATTCTTTCCTTTCTTTTATATTCTGAACTTTTAAATCGAGTTTGTCATCATGCTCTTTTGTCCTATACTCCAAATTGGTATCCCCTAGGGATTTGCGTTTTGTTTTCGTTTACTCTTTTTAATTAGAAAGCTTTATAAAGTTAGATGGTAACAAGTACTCCGAGGTGAAGTCATGCTGGGAATGTGGTGGATAATAAGTTTGATCATTGGGCTTTTGAGCCTCTTATGGATGGCTTGTGGCACTGCTGTTCGGTCTAATTGGGGCAGCTGCATACTATATTGTGGAGAAGAGGGATTAAGTCCCTTCAACTTTAATTTTTTCTCCCCTATAAAAGTCTATAAGATGTCTCTTCATTGATGCTAAAGTTACAGGCTTTAGTGTTTCTCTCATCCAATCTGGGAGGTCTCTTTGAACAGACTTCCAGAGAAGTCTGTAATCTAGAACTATTATCGCTCCTTTTTCTTCTTCACTTCTGTGCACTCTTCCAGCAGCCTGAACGAGCTTCCTATGAGCCGGTAAAATATAACCATAGTACCTTCCCTTCCCAGGAAACTTGTTTTCGAAGTACCTTATTTGAGCTTGAACCCTCGGTGTTGGTCTCGCATAGGGAATGCCCACTAAAACAACGCCGTTCATCTCATCTCCGCTGTAATCCTGCCCTTCACTATTCCTTCCTCCCATCACACCAAGCAAAACAGCCCCATCCTTCTTTGCTTCCTCCTTAAATGCCATCACCAAAAGGTCGTTCTCTTTTGAAGAGGCCCCTTTCTTCTCGATAAATACCTTTTTTCCAGTCTCTTCTCTTATCCGTACATCAACATTGGCAGATAAAAGTCCTTCGAGGACTTCGTAAGAAGCCGTGAAGACGCCAACGTTTTTTGGGATGAACTTTGCTGCTTCAACAACATATCTAGCAAGCTTCTTGTAAAGTTCAAGGCTTCTCTCGTCCCCCCTTGTGGAGACATCCCTAGCAACTAAAACAAGGGCATTTTCCCTCTTAACCATCCGGGGGAATTTTTTAAGCCTGCCCTCCACTCCCATTATATCCGCAAAAGCTTCTAGGGGAGTTAGCGTTCCAGACATGAAAATTGCCGATTGAACATTCTTAATAAAACTCAGAGCTTTTGAAGGATCCAATGCCACAAGCTCAAGAGAGAAGCCTTTATCTCTGCTCATCAAAAAGAGATAATCCTCCTTCCCAATAAGGGCAAACCAAAGGAGCAAAAATTCTCCTACCCTTCCGACATAGCTCCTAGGAGGAAGGTTTCTCTCGATTTTGTCCTCCCTTATTGCATCTCCAGCCTTTACCATCTGATCGAGAATTCTAATAAGCTGTCTCTCATTAATTCCCAGAACGTCAAAAACGTGGTAAAAGATGCTTTCAGGAAGGATGGGAACTTCCTCAACCTTCATATCCTTCAATTTTTCCTGATAGAGATTCTCCAATCCCTTTAGAAAGATGCTTAAAAAATTGGCAGTCTCGTGTTCCTTGTATTCATCGGCTTCTTTTATTGCCCTGTTGATGCTATGGATGCTTACCTTGTCGCTTAAGGCATTTATTGCCTGATCCGGTAGATTATGTGCTTCATCGAAGATCACTATCAAGTCAGAGTAGTCAAAATCAAAATAGCTCATAAAGTTCTCCCTGATAGCTGGATTTATCATGTAGAGGTAGCTCGCCACTATTACATCAGAATTAAGTGCAACCTTCCGGGTAAGCTCGTAAGGACAGAAGTCAAACATTTTAGAATAGGTGAGCACTGTTATGGGTTCCGCAGGCGTTTGAATGAAGTACTGGACAAGTTCGTCAAATTCTTCCTTCTTTTTCTTTAAGTTTTCAAAAAACTCGCATTTGCCAAGCTTTTTGAGATTTTTGCAGACTATCATCGCGTTGTAAGCGTCGGGGGCAAAGTTTTGAATATACTGGTGAAGGCAAAGTTCTTTTCTGCTCCTGAACTCAACTCCGCTTACATGGGTTTTCTTGCTTATGGCTTTGAGCTCTTCTATAACTCTGTCCATCTGCTTATGCGTTCTTGCGAGGTAGATTATCTTGTATCCCATATCCTTGGCATAGGGCAAAGCTCCAGCCAACACACTTACAGTTTTTCCAAAGCCTGTTGGAGCCTCAATGACAAGATTTTCGCCGTTTCTTACTGCATTATCCACTAGCTTGATGAACTCTTCTTGGTTTGGCCTTAAGGAGTTATAAGGGAAGTATTCGCTCATATCAACTCATCAAAAAGGTTATTAATGAAGGTTTTTAACTTTTCCCAAAGTGAAGAGAGGGGGTAAAATGGAAGAATATCAAAAAAAGCTGATAGAGGCTGGAATTGAGGGAGCTATAATCACGGTTTTAGCTTACCTTTTCTACTACCAGAACTACCTTCTCTACAAGTGGCATCGCGGCCTTCCGTTGCCGTCAAGAATTCCCTTCGTAATAGCCGGAATTCTCACAGGAGCGGCTTATTTCATTTACAAACTCTACAAAATCTACCCCATGATGCAAAAGGAGAAAATAGCGAATGTAATAAGAGAAGAAGAAAACTTAGAAACCATTTAATCAAATCTCAAGCTCGTGTATGTGCTCAAGGATCTTTACCATGAGCTTAACGCTTGCATCTACGTCCCTCTCATCAACGACTTCAGCGTTCGAGTGGATGTATCTTGAGGGAATGCTTATTGCCCCAGTTGGAACGCCCGCCTTGTTGAGGTGTATTGCACCAGCATCGGTTCCTCCGCCGAGGAGGATGTCCCACTGGTAGGGTATCTCGTACTTCTTTGCGAGCTCTTCCATCCATCTAACTATCTTTGGATGGCATATGACTGAGCGATCCATTATCTTTATTGCCGTTCCCTTGCCGAGCTGAGTAACTTGCTTGTGCTCCGGAGTGCCCGGAACGTCAGCCGCTATTGTAACGTCTATTGCAAACCCATAGTCCGGATCAATGCCAAAGGCACTTGTCTTCGCTCCTCTAAGCCCCACTTCTTCCTGAACTGTTGCCACAAAGTATATGTCGGCGTTTGACTCCTTAAGTTGCCTTGCAGTCTCAACTAGAGTATAAACGGCTATTCTGTCGTCAAATGCAATGCTAACAAAGCGGTGCTTGCCGAGCCTCTCGAGCCTTCCGTCCCATGTAATCACGGTTCCGATTTTGACGCCCATCTCTTCGGCTTCTTCCTTTGACTCAGCCCCTATGTCAATGAAAATTTGATCCCACTCGGGGGCTTTTTTCCTATCCTCAGGTTTTTGAATGTGTGGAGGAACACTCCCACCAACTCCGTAGATGAACTTGCCCTTGTCAATCCAGACCTTGAAGCGTTGGGCAATCAAAGTTCTCGGATCAATTCCTCCTACTGGGGCAACTCTCAAAAACCCGTTCTTCTCAATGTGCGTTACCATAAGACCTATTTGATCCATATGTCCAGCAATCATAACCTTTGGACCATCGCCTTTCTTGTGGGCAATAATGTTTCCGAGCTTGTCGACTTTGATCTCATCAACGTAATCCTT comes from Thermococcus litoralis DSM 5473 and encodes:
- a CDS encoding helicase C-terminal domain-containing protein gives rise to the protein MSEYFPYNSLRPNQEEFIKLVDNAVRNGENLVIEAPTGFGKTVSVLAGALPYAKDMGYKIIYLARTHKQMDRVIEELKAISKKTHVSGVEFRSRKELCLHQYIQNFAPDAYNAMIVCKNLKKLGKCEFFENLKKKKEEFDELVQYFIQTPAEPITVLTYSKMFDFCPYELTRKVALNSDVIVASYLYMINPAIRENFMSYFDFDYSDLIVIFDEAHNLPDQAINALSDKVSIHSINRAIKEADEYKEHETANFLSIFLKGLENLYQEKLKDMKVEEVPILPESIFYHVFDVLGINERQLIRILDQMVKAGDAIREDKIERNLPPRSYVGRVGEFLLLWFALIGKEDYLFLMSRDKGFSLELVALDPSKALSFIKNVQSAIFMSGTLTPLEAFADIMGVEGRLKKFPRMVKRENALVLVARDVSTRGDERSLELYKKLARYVVEAAKFIPKNVGVFTASYEVLEGLLSANVDVRIREETGKKVFIEKKGASSKENDLLVMAFKEEAKKDGAVLLGVMGGRNSEGQDYSGDEMNGVVLVGIPYARPTPRVQAQIRYFENKFPGKGRYYGYILPAHRKLVQAAGRVHRSEEEKGAIIVLDYRLLWKSVQRDLPDWMRETLKPVTLASMKRHLIDFYRGEKIKVEGT
- a CDS encoding M42 family metallopeptidase, coding for MVDYELLKRIVEAPGVTGYEFMGVRDVVIEALKDYVDEIKVDKLGNIIAHKKGDGPKVMIAGHMDQIGLMVTHIEKNGFLRVAPVGGIDPRTLIAQRFKVWIDKGKFIYGVGGSVPPHIQKPEDRKKAPEWDQIFIDIGAESKEEAEEMGVKIGTVITWDGRLERLGKHRFVSIAFDDRIAVYTLVETARQLKESNADIYFVATVQEEVGLRGAKTSAFGIDPDYGFAIDVTIAADVPGTPEHKQVTQLGKGTAIKIMDRSVICHPKIVRWMEELAKKYEIPYQWDILLGGGTDAGAIHLNKAGVPTGAISIPSRYIHSNAEVVDERDVDASVKLMVKILEHIHELEI